In the Urocitellus parryii isolate mUroPar1 chromosome 10, mUroPar1.hap1, whole genome shotgun sequence genome, one interval contains:
- the Rasl11b gene encoding ras-like protein family member 11B, giving the protein MRLIQNMCTIAEYPAPGSASAADCCLGAAGRRLVKIAVVGASGVGKTALVVRFLTKRFIGDYERNAGNLYTRQVQIEGETLAIQVQDTPGIQVHENGLSCSEQLNRCIRWADAVVIVFSITDHKSYELIGQLHQHVQQLHLGTRLPVVVVANKADLLHIKQVDPQLGLQLASVLGCSFYEVSVSENYNDVYNAFHVLCKEVSHKQQPSSTPEKRRTSLIPRPKSPNMQDLKRRFKQALSAKVRTVTSV; this is encoded by the exons ATGCGCCTCATCCAGAACATGTGCACCATAGCCGAGTACCCTGCCCCCGGCAGCGCCTCTGCCGCCGATTGTTGCCTAGGGGCCGCCGGCCGCAGGCTGGTCAAGATCGCCGTGGTGGGAGCCAGCGGCGTGGGCAAGACCG CTCTGGTGGTCCGGTTCCTCACCAAACGATTCATTGGTGACTACGAAAGAAACGCAG GTAATCTCTATACCAGACAAGTCCAGATAGAAGGTGAAACCCTGGCGATTCAAGTTCAGGATACTCCAGGTATTCAG GTCCACGAGAATGGCCTGAGTTGCAGTGAACAGCTGAATCGGTGCATTCGCTGGGCAGACGCCGTGGTGATTGTTTTCTCTATTACTGACCACAAGAGCTATGAACTCATTGGCCAGCTCCATCAGCATGTCCAGCAGCTCCATCTGGGCACCCGGCTGCCTGTGGTGGTCGTGGCCAACAAAGCTGACCTATTGCACATCAAGCAGGTTGACCCTCAGCTTGGACTTCAGCTGGCCAGTGTGCTGGGCTGTtccttctatgaagtgtctgtcaGTGAAAATTACAATGATGTCTACAATGCTTTCCATGTCCTATGCAAAGAAGTGAGTCACAAACAGCAGCCCAGCAGCACACCGGAGAAACGAAGAACCTCTCTCATTCCCAGGCCCAAGTCACCAAACATGCAGGACCTGAAGAGGAGGTTCAAGCAAGCTCTCTCTGCCAAAGTGAGAACTGTCACCTCTGTCTGA